In Atribacterota bacterium, a single genomic region encodes these proteins:
- a CDS encoding carbohydrate ABC transporter permease, whose translation MKKGKVLGRVVIAVFSILLALVILAPPLWLFISSVADLKELLAIPLRWIPQNPSLTRYGNILFSQGPESEFRRIMGNSLYVALLVTIICVGLGSLAAYAFSRLRFPGKDKVLFVLLFSYMLPPIAFIIPLYQTYSGLRMLDTRGALVLTYSAILTPFVIWMMRTYFDTIPRDLEDAAKIDGCSPLLTLLRVILPLSLPGVVATLLFAFLMSWEEFFIALILTSTPQAKTIPVAIAEFSGRHSIDFGMMATGGILAALPPVFIAFVFQKYIVGGLLSGAVKG comes from the coding sequence ATGAAAAAGGGAAAGGTTCTGGGTCGAGTGGTGATTGCGGTCTTTTCGATACTCCTTGCCCTGGTTATTCTGGCGCCCCCTTTGTGGCTTTTTATTTCCAGTGTTGCCGATTTGAAAGAGCTCCTGGCGATACCCTTACGCTGGATTCCTCAAAACCCGAGTTTGACCCGCTATGGGAACATTCTCTTTTCTCAGGGTCCAGAGAGCGAGTTTCGAAGAATCATGGGTAATAGCCTGTATGTGGCACTTTTGGTCACCATCATCTGTGTGGGACTCGGCTCTCTGGCGGCGTACGCCTTTTCTCGTCTGCGTTTTCCGGGTAAGGACAAGGTTCTCTTTGTACTCCTTTTTTCCTACATGCTTCCCCCGATTGCTTTTATCATTCCCCTGTATCAGACCTATAGTGGTCTGCGCATGCTTGACACCCGTGGAGCACTCGTTCTCACCTACTCGGCTATTCTCACCCCCTTTGTCATCTGGATGATGCGAACCTACTTCGACACCATTCCCAGGGATCTGGAAGACGCAGCCAAAATTGATGGCTGTTCACCGCTTTTAACCCTTTTGCGGGTGATTTTGCCTCTCTCTTTACCCGGGGTGGTGGCGACTTTACTTTTTGCCTTTCTCATGTCCTGGGAAGAATTTTTCATCGCTCTGATTCTGACTTCTACGCCTCAGGCCAAAACTATTCCAGTGGCTATTGCTGAATTTTCTGGTCGTCATTCCATCGACTTTGGGATGATGGCTACAGGTGGAATCTTGGCAGCGTTACCTCCTGTTTTTATTGCCTTTGTGTTCCAGAAGTACATCGTGGGTGGATTACTCTCTGGTGCAGTAAAAGGGTAG
- a CDS encoding sugar ABC transporter permease has protein sequence MTTRSRKKEIYFAWFLILPSFLFIALVVFYPTAFSFVLSLFQVDLTRRAQGTPFVGLRNYAEVLRSSYFWSSMGRTAYFTVVSIAIEMVLGFLVALLLNQKFWGRGILRSLLLLPWALPITVDAIMWKWIFNANYGALNAFLTQAGIIPGYRPWLTQGWSAMHCVIVADVWKVTPLVALLLLAGLQTIPRELYEAALVDGAGRLTSLFAITVPLLLPTATVVLVLRTLDAFRVFDIVYVMTQGGPANATKVISFLAYQEAFKFLHFSKGAALSFVITMVVALFAYLYTKSMRKQIEY, from the coding sequence GTGACGACGCGTTCACGCAAAAAGGAAATCTATTTTGCCTGGTTTTTGATTTTACCCTCCTTTCTTTTTATTGCGCTGGTTGTTTTTTATCCCACAGCGTTTTCCTTTGTCTTGAGCCTTTTCCAGGTGGACCTCACCCGCCGGGCTCAGGGGACCCCTTTTGTGGGATTGCGGAATTACGCAGAAGTGTTACGCAGTTCCTATTTCTGGTCCTCTATGGGACGAACGGCGTACTTCACCGTGGTTTCCATTGCCATCGAAATGGTTCTGGGGTTTCTGGTGGCTTTGCTTTTAAATCAGAAGTTCTGGGGGAGGGGAATTTTGCGCAGCCTCTTACTCTTGCCCTGGGCGTTACCCATCACCGTTGATGCCATCATGTGGAAGTGGATTTTCAATGCCAATTACGGAGCCCTCAATGCTTTCCTCACTCAGGCTGGTATTATTCCAGGGTACCGGCCCTGGTTGACCCAGGGATGGAGCGCCATGCACTGTGTGATCGTTGCCGATGTGTGGAAGGTGACTCCCCTGGTGGCGCTTTTGCTTTTGGCCGGGCTCCAGACCATTCCCCGGGAGCTCTATGAAGCTGCTTTGGTGGATGGAGCAGGGAGATTGACGAGTCTCTTTGCCATCACCGTACCCTTACTTTTGCCCACCGCCACGGTGGTTTTGGTTTTGCGGACTCTTGATGCCTTTCGGGTTTTTGACATCGTATACGTGATGACCCAGGGTGGACCAGCCAATGCCACCAAGGTGATTTCCTTTCTAGCCTATCAGGAGGCCTTCAAATTCCTCCATTTCAGTAAAGGAGCGGCGCTGTCTTTTGTGATCACCATGGTGGTGGCGCTTTTTGCCTACCTGTACACCAAGAGCATGCGGAAACAAATTGAGTACTGA
- a CDS encoding extracellular solute-binding protein, which produces MRKMITIAIVVGMVVFALSGMALGKVAISGLFMKQAGYQESDIRAMTEEFLKQNPDIEVNLSFVAYEELHDKIVVAAASGAGTYDVILVDCIWPAEFAEAGWLLDVTDWLAPEDREDIFPEVLSSVTYKGRLYGMPWLNDWQYFFYNKKMLADIGGKEPQYWPEVMEYAEKMKAQGIVEYPIIDAWGQGEAVVIQWLQYVSAMDGKLFDEAGNPVMNQGKPLQALQFMVDNMKKGLFNPACIESFYEEVRRVFSAGQAAFGLNWTYMYNLANDPAESQIAGDAVLAVIPGFPDGRRSATCNGGMGLSILNTSKYPNEAWKYVTYLASREVQKKYSQNALPIWKSLYDDPELIAQQPEVIKVAKEQIRYVFDRPQVSWYSQFSLLLSEELQAALTGGKTPEKAMADAVARSKEVMAKY; this is translated from the coding sequence ATGCGAAAGATGATTACCATAGCGATCGTGGTAGGAATGGTGGTGTTTGCCCTGTCGGGTATGGCTCTGGGAAAGGTGGCCATCAGTGGTCTTTTCATGAAGCAGGCGGGGTACCAGGAAAGCGATATCCGGGCGATGACCGAGGAATTCTTAAAACAAAACCCCGATATTGAGGTGAACCTCTCCTTTGTAGCCTACGAAGAACTCCACGATAAAATCGTGGTGGCGGCAGCCAGTGGGGCTGGGACCTATGATGTGATTCTCGTGGACTGCATCTGGCCGGCGGAGTTTGCCGAAGCCGGGTGGTTACTGGATGTGACGGACTGGCTGGCCCCCGAAGACCGGGAGGATATTTTTCCCGAGGTTCTCTCTTCGGTGACCTATAAAGGGCGACTGTACGGGATGCCCTGGCTCAATGACTGGCAGTACTTCTTCTATAACAAGAAAATGCTCGCTGACATCGGAGGAAAAGAACCGCAGTACTGGCCGGAAGTGATGGAGTATGCCGAAAAGATGAAGGCTCAGGGTATTGTGGAGTACCCCATCATCGATGCCTGGGGACAGGGGGAAGCGGTGGTCATCCAGTGGTTACAGTACGTTTCGGCGATGGACGGAAAGCTCTTTGACGAAGCGGGAAACCCGGTGATGAACCAGGGCAAACCTCTGCAGGCTCTCCAGTTTATGGTGGATAATATGAAAAAGGGGCTTTTTAACCCCGCCTGTATCGAATCTTTCTATGAAGAGGTGCGCCGGGTGTTTTCAGCCGGGCAGGCCGCTTTTGGGCTGAACTGGACCTATATGTATAACCTGGCCAATGACCCGGCAGAATCCCAGATTGCTGGTGATGCAGTCCTGGCAGTAATTCCCGGTTTTCCGGATGGACGGCGGAGTGCCACCTGTAATGGAGGAATGGGTTTGAGTATCCTCAATACCAGTAAGTATCCGAACGAGGCCTGGAAGTACGTGACCTATCTTGCCAGCCGCGAGGTCCAGAAAAAATACAGTCAGAATGCGCTCCCCATCTGGAAATCGCTGTACGATGATCCGGAACTCATTGCCCAGCAACCTGAGGTGATCAAAGTGGCCAAAGAACAAATCCGCTACGTTTTTGACCGTCCCCAGGTGAGCTGGTATTCGCAGTTTTCGCTCCTTTTGAGTGAGGAACTTCAGGCGGCGCTCACCGGAGGGAAGACTCCAGAAAAAGCCATGGCAGATGCGGTGGCCCGGAGTAAGGAAGTGATGGCGAAGTACTAG
- a CDS encoding methyl-accepting chemotaxis protein, which yields MVGFGTLKSKLVTFFLLFALVPFFAVTYLGLTRFQSALLEREMENGKNLTRSVANTIEAILNDNLGYIKILARELGFITSTEEINRILRDFASSSPLIASVSFTDEKGTQTADSKGLGIGEDKSTTEWFQASGVGKKLFLSDVRMSRDLGVYILNFSSPVYDPQGTFRGVVAARLNLEELYGQLSEGVQIQKTGYLYLYDVKNERMTLHPDQTLIGKSFRQVDANLAFVDQALKEQKEAAIRYVYKGAERIVFFHALKPSGFFSGENFKDWRIASVAPMAELQAPATTMLRFILILAGVVVALILVFALQIGSSLANPIRKTAQVLSQVAQGNLKTEVFQYRGKDEIGQMAESLQTMLTNLHNLVEKTLNIASQLAASSEELASSVEEVSKATQEIAKTMGEVAEGSTRQGEDLNRSTESTEKLVREAREVESIIERNFSLLTGMEESLVRNGKAIQRIREAMNTTEEHTSRTQKEAQHGKELLTGLVERVNTIASVAQEIGESITVLDTRSQEIGKIVDLITGIAEQTNLLALNAAIEAARAGEAGRGFAVVAEEVRKLAENSAQAAGQIAHLIGEIQKDTEKAVKNAERARTQVTEGTRESQEVEGNFSEILSAIEAVNHSIQNLAEALTVVEKTQEETQKSGQDLRTSSEEISRAIKNVAERISEISDRMGSIAAIAEENAASSEEVSASTEEQSASLEEINSATESLAKMAEELQKTVSVFQV from the coding sequence ATGGTAGGTTTTGGGACGCTAAAGAGTAAACTGGTTACTTTTTTCCTTCTTTTTGCCCTGGTGCCGTTTTTCGCCGTCACCTACCTGGGTCTCACCCGTTTTCAAAGTGCACTCCTTGAACGAGAAATGGAAAATGGGAAAAACCTCACCCGGAGTGTCGCCAACACCATCGAGGCGATCTTGAACGATAACCTGGGGTACATCAAAATCCTGGCCCGGGAACTGGGCTTCATCACCTCAACCGAAGAAATAAACCGCATTCTCCGGGACTTCGCCAGTTCTAGTCCCCTCATCGCCTCGGTATCGTTCACCGACGAAAAGGGGACGCAAACTGCCGATTCCAAAGGTCTGGGAATTGGTGAGGACAAAAGCACCACCGAGTGGTTCCAGGCTTCCGGGGTAGGGAAAAAACTTTTCCTCTCCGATGTGCGCATGTCCCGGGATTTAGGGGTTTACATCCTCAACTTTAGTTCCCCGGTGTACGACCCCCAGGGAACCTTTCGGGGGGTGGTGGCGGCCCGCCTCAACCTCGAGGAACTGTACGGGCAGCTGAGCGAAGGGGTACAAATTCAAAAAACCGGGTACCTCTACCTCTACGACGTCAAAAATGAACGTATGACCCTTCATCCTGACCAGACGCTGATAGGAAAAAGCTTTCGGCAAGTTGATGCCAACCTTGCCTTCGTCGACCAGGCTTTAAAAGAGCAAAAAGAGGCAGCCATTCGCTACGTCTATAAAGGGGCTGAGCGAATCGTGTTTTTCCATGCTCTCAAACCCAGCGGATTCTTTTCGGGAGAGAACTTTAAAGACTGGCGGATTGCCTCGGTGGCCCCCATGGCGGAACTCCAAGCTCCGGCCACCACCATGCTTCGCTTCATCCTTATTTTGGCTGGGGTGGTGGTGGCGCTCATCCTGGTCTTTGCTCTACAAATCGGTTCTTCCCTTGCCAACCCCATCAGAAAAACTGCACAAGTCCTCTCCCAGGTTGCTCAAGGAAATCTGAAGACAGAGGTTTTCCAGTACCGGGGAAAAGATGAGATTGGTCAGATGGCCGAATCCCTCCAAACCATGCTCACCAACCTCCACAACCTGGTGGAGAAAACGCTCAATATCGCCTCACAGCTTGCCGCTTCCAGTGAGGAGCTCGCCTCTTCGGTGGAAGAAGTGTCCAAAGCCACCCAGGAGATCGCCAAAACCATGGGAGAAGTAGCCGAAGGGTCCACCCGCCAGGGCGAAGATTTGAACCGCAGCACCGAAAGCACCGAAAAGCTGGTCCGGGAAGCCAGGGAGGTAGAGAGTATCATCGAGCGAAACTTCTCACTCCTCACCGGAATGGAAGAGAGCTTGGTGCGAAATGGCAAAGCCATCCAGCGTATCCGGGAAGCCATGAACACCACCGAAGAGCATACTAGTCGCACTCAGAAAGAAGCTCAACACGGAAAAGAACTCCTCACCGGTCTTGTAGAGCGGGTCAACACCATCGCCAGTGTGGCCCAGGAAATCGGGGAAAGCATCACCGTGCTTGACACCCGTTCCCAGGAAATCGGAAAAATCGTGGACCTCATCACCGGGATTGCCGAACAGACTAACCTCTTAGCCCTCAACGCCGCTATTGAAGCCGCCCGGGCTGGAGAAGCCGGACGAGGATTTGCGGTGGTGGCCGAAGAGGTACGGAAACTGGCCGAAAACTCTGCCCAGGCTGCCGGACAAATTGCTCACCTAATCGGTGAAATTCAAAAAGACACCGAAAAGGCGGTGAAAAATGCCGAACGGGCTCGAACTCAGGTTACCGAAGGAACCAGAGAGAGCCAGGAAGTGGAAGGGAATTTCTCCGAGATCCTCTCAGCCATTGAAGCGGTGAACCATTCCATCCAGAATTTAGCTGAGGCCCTCACGGTGGTGGAAAAAACCCAAGAAGAAACCCAAAAAAGCGGACAGGACTTGCGGACCTCTTCGGAAGAGATCAGCCGGGCCATCAAAAACGTCGCAGAACGAATCAGCGAAATCTCCGATCGAATGGGTTCCATTGCGGCCATCGCCGAGGAGAATGCTGCCTCAAGCGAAGAGGTCTCGGCCTCCACCGAAGAGCAGAGCGCGTCGTTAGAAGAGATCAACTCGGCCACTGAATCCTTAGCCAAAATGGCCGAAGAATTGCAGAAAACGGTGAGCGTTTTCCAGGTATAG
- a CDS encoding mannose-1-phosphate guanylyltransferase — translation MTESLNLWQENFNLESKEEVLVVPVGVIMAGGKGERLWPLSRATKPKQFFVLEGKSFLRRTVERVLPLLGWENIYVVIPEEYRKLVQYELPELPLGNIIVEPVGRNTAPCVGLAALAIERRDPEEVMIVLPADHLVGEEERFREILRFGVALAQEKWLVTLGIVPKSPHTGYGYIEGGKEYRQSGTLLARNALGFREKPTRDVAEMYLAQGNYFWNSGMFLFRADVILEELHHYASEIFWGLEEIRHHWGDARVLKRVFENLSSISIDYAVMEKSSRILVIPVDIPWSDVGSFPALAEALGKDSGGNTVLGTHFGLGTQNSLFVTQKLVFSLGVMDLVLIEAEDLIFVTTKDRSEEVKLLLALIREKESLQRYL, via the coding sequence ATGACTGAGTCGTTGAATTTGTGGCAGGAAAACTTCAATTTGGAAAGCAAAGAGGAGGTGTTGGTGGTGCCAGTTGGGGTGATCATGGCCGGGGGGAAGGGGGAACGTCTTTGGCCCTTAAGCCGTGCGACCAAGCCCAAGCAGTTTTTCGTTCTCGAGGGCAAAAGTTTCCTGCGACGGACGGTGGAGCGAGTTTTACCCCTTTTGGGCTGGGAAAATATTTACGTGGTGATTCCCGAAGAGTACCGAAAGCTGGTGCAGTACGAGCTCCCAGAGCTTCCTTTGGGGAATATTATTGTGGAACCAGTGGGACGGAATACCGCCCCCTGTGTGGGACTGGCGGCTCTGGCAATTGAGCGGAGAGACCCTGAAGAGGTGATGATTGTCCTTCCGGCAGACCACCTAGTGGGAGAAGAGGAACGCTTTCGGGAAATTTTACGGTTTGGGGTGGCACTGGCGCAGGAGAAGTGGCTGGTAACTCTGGGTATAGTTCCGAAAAGTCCCCATACCGGCTATGGGTATATCGAAGGTGGGAAGGAATACCGGCAGTCGGGAACGCTTCTGGCCCGGAATGCCCTTGGGTTTCGGGAAAAACCCACAAGAGACGTGGCCGAGATGTACCTTGCTCAGGGAAACTATTTCTGGAATAGCGGGATGTTCCTTTTTCGAGCCGATGTGATTCTGGAAGAATTGCACCATTACGCTTCGGAGATTTTCTGGGGACTGGAGGAAATTCGCCACCACTGGGGTGATGCAAGGGTGCTCAAGCGTGTTTTTGAAAACCTTTCTTCCATTTCCATTGACTATGCAGTGATGGAAAAATCCTCCCGAATTCTGGTGATACCGGTTGATATTCCCTGGAGCGATGTAGGGTCTTTTCCAGCCCTGGCCGAAGCTTTAGGTAAAGATTCAGGCGGAAACACGGTGCTTGGTACCCATTTTGGCCTTGGAACCCAAAATTCGCTCTTTGTGACTCAGAAGCTGGTTTTCAGCCTGGGGGTCATGGACCTGGTTCTCATCGAGGCTGAAGACCTCATTTTTGTGACCACCAAAGATCGGAGTGAGGAGGTCAAGCTCCTTTTAGCTTTGATTCGGGAGAAAGAGAGCTTGCAGCGCTATCTTTGA
- a CDS encoding DUF2271 domain-containing protein, translated as MVSWKDMGMFLVFSHVILVTFFLFLGNPLPGYCQGWCEGITKSQGVLEISFEYERQKTIASNQFALWIEDAKGNLVKTIYVTRFTGRGGYEKRPECLPEWVKKANPSLWSREMVDGIATATPKGGLQVYTWDGHDEVGNLVVPGEYCFVLEANLLWSSRVVYRGMFHYGRESQDEIPVTVTYFGERTREGMIKNVNAKYTASGS; from the coding sequence GTGGTTTCTTGGAAAGACATGGGCATGTTTCTGGTTTTTAGTCATGTCATTCTCGTGACATTCTTTCTTTTTTTGGGGAATCCACTGCCCGGATACTGCCAGGGCTGGTGTGAGGGAATCACAAAAAGCCAGGGGGTGCTGGAAATTTCTTTTGAGTATGAAAGGCAGAAAACCATCGCTTCGAATCAATTTGCCCTGTGGATTGAGGACGCGAAAGGGAATCTGGTGAAAACCATTTATGTCACCCGATTTACCGGTCGAGGTGGATATGAAAAGCGCCCGGAATGTTTGCCAGAGTGGGTCAAAAAAGCCAACCCCTCGTTGTGGTCACGGGAAATGGTGGATGGTATTGCCACGGCTACACCCAAAGGAGGTTTACAGGTTTACACCTGGGATGGCCACGATGAGGTGGGCAACCTGGTGGTACCAGGAGAATACTGTTTTGTTCTCGAGGCCAACCTTCTGTGGTCGAGTCGAGTGGTGTACCGCGGTATGTTCCATTACGGTAGGGAAAGCCAGGATGAAATTCCGGTCACGGTGACGTATTTTGGGGAGCGTACCCGTGAGGGGATGATCAAGAACGTGAACGCGAAGTACACCGCGAGTGGGTCGTGA
- a CDS encoding MFS transporter: MALLLLFFHFMVDFVVSFPAPLSPYFIHHYGLDARTAAMSVATLAFTGSLSQVLFAFRRHDRPFRQAYLSMSFTLIPLFFLGLPVPFLAVFLLFFAVYLADGAFHPLGAALAGINQGGKGITSFISGGILGGALGPVFITWFVPKYTLLRLPFLPLFTLLPLSLWFLREEKPSLCLERATFSWRLFSLLWPIWFVVSSRTFISSVFHTFVPIAMAEKGYPLLSGGILLSSGVLLGIAANTLGNRLRSFLSNGKINLLSFLVLGGSVLAFTVVHRLFLLFFFYILADFATFLTMSTNVTEAQKLLPEHRVFASSLSMGFAWALGHTLNLLWASLFGNHTSFVLQSIGLIALGITFTLFFLERATALRTAEAESKSTPT; this comes from the coding sequence ATGGCTCTCCTTCTCTTATTTTTCCATTTCATGGTGGACTTTGTGGTGTCGTTCCCAGCTCCCCTGAGCCCGTACTTCATCCACCATTACGGACTGGACGCGCGAACGGCCGCCATGAGCGTGGCCACTCTGGCTTTCACCGGGTCTCTGAGCCAGGTTCTTTTCGCTTTCCGGAGGCATGATAGACCATTCCGGCAGGCTTACCTCTCGATGAGTTTCACCCTGATTCCACTCTTCTTCCTGGGTCTACCGGTCCCGTTTCTGGCCGTATTTTTACTCTTTTTTGCCGTCTACCTTGCGGATGGTGCCTTTCACCCTCTGGGAGCGGCTCTGGCGGGAATAAATCAGGGGGGAAAGGGGATCACCTCGTTTATCTCTGGGGGAATCCTGGGCGGAGCGCTGGGACCGGTTTTCATCACCTGGTTCGTGCCGAAATACACCCTGCTACGGCTACCATTTCTTCCTCTCTTCACTCTTTTACCCCTGAGCCTGTGGTTTTTGCGGGAAGAAAAACCCTCACTCTGCTTAGAGCGGGCCACGTTCTCCTGGCGCCTCTTTAGCCTTCTCTGGCCGATATGGTTTGTGGTGAGTAGCCGTACCTTTATTTCTTCCGTTTTTCACACGTTTGTCCCGATTGCCATGGCTGAGAAAGGGTACCCCCTTCTTTCAGGAGGGATACTCCTCTCTTCTGGAGTCCTCCTCGGGATTGCCGCCAACACCCTGGGCAACCGGCTGCGTTCCTTCCTCTCCAATGGGAAAATTAACTTGCTGTCGTTTTTGGTTCTGGGTGGGTCAGTTCTTGCCTTCACCGTGGTGCACCGGCTTTTTCTCCTCTTTTTCTTCTATATCCTGGCTGATTTCGCCACCTTCCTCACCATGAGCACCAACGTCACCGAAGCCCAGAAGTTGCTTCCCGAACATCGGGTTTTTGCCTCGTCCCTGTCGATGGGTTTTGCCTGGGCACTGGGGCACACTCTGAATCTCTTGTGGGCATCACTTTTTGGAAACCATACCTCGTTTGTGCTCCAGAGTATCGGGCTTATCGCCCTGGGCATCACATTCACCCTCTTTTTTCTGGAGCGGGCCACGGCCCTCAGGACGGCCGAGGCTGAGTCGAAATCAACGCCGACTTGA
- a CDS encoding TM1266 family iron-only hydrogenase system putative regulator, giving the protein MENRVGVIGVIITDREKQAHRVNEVLTEFGEIIVGRMGIPYREKNISVVALIVDGDTDTLGALTGKLGLIPGVKVKSALISTQPRPS; this is encoded by the coding sequence ATGGAGAATCGAGTTGGGGTGATTGGGGTCATCATCACCGACCGGGAAAAGCAGGCTCACCGGGTCAATGAAGTCCTCACCGAATTTGGGGAAATCATCGTGGGCCGGATGGGCATTCCCTATCGGGAAAAGAACATCTCGGTGGTGGCACTCATCGTGGATGGCGACACCGATACCCTGGGTGCTTTGACCGGGAAACTGGGGCTTATTCCCGGTGTTAAGGTCAAGTCGGCGTTGATTTCGACTCAGCCTCGGCCGTCCTGA
- a CDS encoding FGGY family carbohydrate kinase: MSVLLGMDIGTTNTKIQVYDQEGRVQAERSFPTPLVEETGERFYSPMGIISQVVEAIASFEKKLLQNVRAMSVSSFAEVMVGVGENGWVLPHSIPWYSDCTKEVFARFPLDPEEVYWVTGLSPQQKYSLYKLLWHREHEPELFSRVQTWTSMSGFILYYFSGVLSFDYSLASRTMLFDQENRTWWRETCQRAGVDLGTLAPLYPSGRVLGTIREEVARETGLHPKTLVVTGGHDHLCAALASGVYQPGWALISSGTTESILVTLERTLQRKSLGKEKPFSFGHHVVFPYYYAMNGIYSGGYAVDWTMKLLQENHHVFSTLPLALSQNVPLFFPYLLGSYYEEARGAFLNLSGETHRDELLLGVLLGLCLEYRHLFEMMMGTLDLRVEKVVNVGGGTKNRAWMRLKSSMLAREIVVPEDREGSCKGAALLAGLGAGLYRNLEEMFSATFRVAEVFSPEFPQKVLDRWFTLYEELREDLRVLNQKLFRLFR, encoded by the coding sequence GTGAGTGTTCTTCTGGGAATGGATATCGGCACAACCAATACCAAAATTCAGGTCTATGACCAGGAAGGGCGGGTTCAAGCGGAACGCAGTTTCCCCACCCCTCTTGTGGAGGAAACCGGGGAACGGTTTTATAGCCCCATGGGAATTATTTCCCAGGTGGTAGAAGCCATTGCTTCCTTTGAAAAGAAATTGCTTCAGAACGTTCGGGCCATGAGCGTTTCCAGTTTTGCTGAAGTCATGGTCGGGGTGGGCGAAAACGGCTGGGTTTTGCCCCACAGTATCCCCTGGTACAGCGACTGTACCAAAGAGGTGTTCGCCCGTTTTCCCCTGGACCCTGAAGAAGTCTACTGGGTCACGGGTCTTTCCCCCCAGCAGAAGTATTCCCTCTATAAACTCCTCTGGCACCGGGAACACGAGCCAGAGCTTTTTTCTCGGGTGCAAACCTGGACTTCCATGTCGGGGTTTATTCTCTACTATTTTAGTGGAGTGCTCTCCTTTGACTATTCGCTCGCTTCTCGAACCATGCTCTTTGACCAGGAGAACCGGACCTGGTGGCGAGAAACATGCCAGCGTGCCGGTGTGGATTTGGGGACCCTTGCTCCGCTTTACCCCTCAGGTAGGGTTCTGGGCACCATTCGAGAGGAGGTGGCCCGGGAAACCGGCTTACATCCGAAAACCCTGGTGGTGACTGGCGGGCATGACCACCTCTGTGCGGCGCTGGCCAGCGGAGTATACCAACCGGGGTGGGCACTCATCTCTTCTGGAACCACCGAGTCCATCCTGGTGACGCTGGAAAGAACGCTCCAGAGGAAATCCCTGGGTAAGGAGAAACCGTTCTCGTTCGGGCATCATGTGGTCTTTCCGTACTACTACGCCATGAACGGAATCTATAGCGGTGGCTACGCGGTGGACTGGACCATGAAGCTACTGCAGGAGAACCATCACGTTTTCAGTACCCTTCCTCTTGCCCTTTCCCAGAATGTTCCCCTCTTTTTTCCCTATCTTTTGGGAAGTTACTATGAGGAAGCCCGGGGGGCATTCCTGAACCTTTCCGGTGAAACCCATCGGGACGAGTTGTTACTCGGGGTGTTACTGGGGTTATGTCTTGAGTATCGCCATCTTTTTGAAATGATGATGGGAACGCTTGACCTGAGGGTGGAAAAGGTGGTCAACGTGGGAGGGGGGACCAAAAATCGAGCCTGGATGCGGCTGAAATCCTCTATGCTTGCCCGGGAAATCGTGGTTCCTGAAGACCGGGAAGGAAGCTGTAAGGGAGCAGCCCTCCTGGCCGGGCTGGGTGCTGGTCTATATCGAAATCTTGAAGAAATGTTCTCTGCCACTTTCCGGGTGGCGGAGGTCTTTTCTCCGGAATTTCCCCAAAAGGTGCTGGATCGCTGGTTTACCCTCTATGAGGAACTGCGAGAGGACTTAAGGGTGCTCAACCAGAAGCTCTTTCGGCTTTTCAGGTGA
- a CDS encoding RnfABCDGE type electron transport complex subunit B, whose product MGSIVLPAIIMGFLGLGFGLALAWLAKKMAVAENPLVQKVTEILPGGNCGACGYPGCSGLAEKIASGEVPVNACPVGGLRVWQELSRLLGSSETLDFKVKKAVLLCQGGKGIAKASALYEGVKDCRAVKLLGHSPKLCRFGCLGLGNCERICPFSAIQMDDKTGLPQINPERCTGCGKCVAECPQKVLALFPYGEQVLSACISRDPGKIVRQNCSRGCIKCQLCVKVCPEKAITLENERIQIDREKCTLCGLCIERCPTQCLVRVFQETSVPEKISR is encoded by the coding sequence ATGGGAAGTATTGTTCTTCCGGCAATCATTATGGGTTTTTTAGGACTTGGGTTTGGGCTGGCGCTGGCATGGTTAGCCAAGAAAATGGCAGTGGCGGAGAACCCGCTGGTGCAGAAGGTGACCGAAATTTTACCCGGGGGAAACTGTGGTGCTTGCGGGTATCCGGGGTGTTCGGGGTTAGCGGAAAAAATTGCTTCTGGGGAAGTGCCGGTCAATGCTTGTCCGGTAGGAGGACTGAGGGTGTGGCAGGAGCTTTCGCGGTTACTGGGAAGTTCCGAAACGCTGGACTTCAAGGTGAAGAAAGCGGTTTTGCTCTGTCAGGGTGGAAAAGGAATAGCAAAGGCATCAGCCCTCTACGAAGGGGTCAAGGACTGTCGAGCCGTGAAGCTTCTGGGGCATTCTCCCAAGCTCTGTCGCTTCGGGTGTCTGGGGCTGGGAAATTGTGAACGAATTTGCCCCTTTTCGGCTATTCAGATGGATGATAAGACCGGTCTTCCCCAGATTAACCCTGAGAGGTGTACTGGCTGTGGGAAATGTGTGGCGGAATGCCCCCAGAAGGTTTTGGCTCTGTTTCCCTACGGGGAACAGGTGCTTTCGGCCTGCATATCCAGGGACCCAGGAAAAATCGTGCGTCAGAACTGTAGCAGAGGATGTATCAAATGTCAGCTCTGTGTGAAGGTTTGTCCTGAAAAAGCCATCACCCTGGAAAACGAACGGATTCAAATTGACCGAGAAAAATGTACCCTATGTGGGCTGTGCATTGAACGGTGTCCGACCCAGTGCCTTGTGCGGGTTTTTCAAGAAACGTCGGTGCCGGAAAAAATATCGAGGTGA